Part of the Cydia pomonella isolate Wapato2018A chromosome 8, ilCydPomo1, whole genome shotgun sequence genome is shown below.
TTTACTAGGTAATGGAAGTAATTCCATCGTCACATTCTATAGAAAGAAAATCTATTTTGCCATACCGCGAGTCCAAGTCACCAAATTATCTGGCGATGAATCGACCAAATAAATATCTTTGCCAACCTGTACTGAGAACCAGATTTGAGTAGTTCTTCATTGTAAAACAGAAGAGAGAAGAAAAAGGTGGACGATTCTACGCTACCTTGTTTTAATTGTAAGGAAGTTATAATATTTTCAGATGGAAACTCTGTTATAGGGTAGAAGTAAGTTAGTCTAAAAGTCCTAAaggtattttcataaataatttgttattttcattGTTCTTTTCAGGCAACATTTGGGCGCAGACCTGGACCAACATTGAAAAATACGCCAAACCCTACCCTGATAAACCTGACGTAGATGTAACGGCTGCATTGATCGAACAAGTAAgttcattgtttatttttctaattttccTCTTCTTGAAAGTGGCAATGCTACGATTCTTACCATTGAATAATAAGAAGATAAGGCGTACAGTTTCCAACCAAAAAAACACAATAACCTAGATTTTCCTTCAGATTGGAAAACCCTCTAATTAAATTGCTTTCATAAATACCATATCCTCGGTCCTTGACAATTCTTACCTTACAAATCTTACCAAAATTACGAACCTCAGGCTTCCTTAGCGAGCCGTTGGTAAAACTCCAGGACAACTTTATGAAGATACCCGGCCCTCATCCAAGCCGTCTTTAGTAAACTTCATTTCATTCAATTTATCCGACGTTCCAGCCACGGAAGACCAAatagataaaaggtaaaatagtaaaatttaatcgcgttaaggatgactcacgctacacagggccagggccgggccggggcggaccgaagcgagccgtcacacgggCTTTCAGGAGCGCTACCGTCGCCGGACCTTTCCGGGtccggggcgaccgggccatcatctctatattatagtatatcTATGCGTTAgcactatcgttgagtctccgagcgcgagacaggccgggccgggctgtccgagctcaccgagccgtccaagcaacggactgttcatgacaaatgtcacaaatgtcaatcatattgaaaaaattggttcgatgggaagcaagtcgatatttttttttgtttttgtttttactctCATCTGCCATCGGCTTTCTTAGCCATAATCAGATTGTATCTATGTATCTAAAAATGTCTTTTTCCAGGTGGTGATCCATTAACCACCATTCCTTTATGTGAAGACAGGGGGTGAGTTATTCTCTCTGGTCTAGTTCCAAGATCTGCCACCTTTTGAGTCTTGTGATGTTACTGTTGTCGTTTAATAGGTCTCTGGCAAGTTCGTTCTCATGATTTGTGAGCCTTTCCTTATATTTCTTTGAGAAGCTATTTACTTCCTCTTTGATGGTTGGTATATGTAGGTAGtcatgtatttctttattacgGATAAACCAGGGTGCACAAGACATTGTTCTGAGAGCAATATTCTGGAATCTTTGAAGGATCTCGAGGTTAGAATTGCTCGCTGAACCCCAGAGTTGTATACCATACGTCCAGGTAGGTTTTATAATACATTGGTATACCAAAAGTTTGTTACTGAGCGTCAGAGGGGACTGTCTTCCTATTAGCTATAGTAAGCGCTTAAATTGTATGCTCGCTTAATTTTTCTTTGCTTTGATGTGATTGGCCCAAGTGAGCCTCCTATCTAGGTGGAGGCCTAGGTATTTAACACAGCATTCACTGGGTAGTGTCTCTCCTCGTAGGGTTACAGGCGGGCAGTCTCCTTTTCGTAAGGTAAATGTTATTTGGAGTGACTTTGATGTACTAGCCTTGATTCTCCATTTTTCAAGCCACTGGTCGATTTTATGCAGGTGTCTTTGCAGTTTGTGTGATTCTGCAACGGGGTTTTTGTCAACGGCAAGGCACGCTGTGTCGTCAGCATATGTTGCTGTAACGACGtcttctgtacatggaagatctGCGGTATAAATTGAGTACAACACCGGGCCAAGAACGGAGCCCTGGGGAACTGAGGCCTTGATGTCATAGAGTTTGGAGTATTCATCGCTAAATTTAACCTGGAACTTTCTTTCGAGTATATACGATCTTAAAATCATATATAATGAGTTTGGTAGTAAGTTTTTCAGtaagcaagtcgatatagaaataaataataaaatcaaaatattggccctggctgccataatagctgatgaagagaatactgcatactctaGGCAATTGGACATTTCGCGGACcctttcggaaaaaggagaattacacaacattatgtgaagagctttctttccacatgacccgagactctttcgaagccaccgtgttctctgcttaaggtaatggaaatacaatgcgaGTATATTGTCTAAAATAATCATGagccgaagcatattaaactattaaaaggaaaagagatgaccggttctccataccaacatagtccccattttccacTCTGGATATTGGTATTCacttcgttctacatccaattttgtaaaaatattttccgtaatggggactacgtttgtatggaaaagcggtctcgtttcGAGGTAGGTAcctaggcagattacttagagattgactcatcacaagctgccctaagtgcttcttagcgagtagacaggcctattgtttttcaatattattttcttctattgaggtgtgaatttgtgttgtattacaaaaatatatccgttggggttcagtgatacccgatagatattaagcctgaatcacaaatgatcattttgcttaatgccgcgtttttgcattattttctcccatcaatcctatcatagacttattccgtttcaggaatgcatgaaaaacttaagtttaaaagagaagatatttcCAATGGCTGTAGAAATGCCACAACATTTAAAAGcatcgatataagataatcatctacaaacattcagtTACAGCAAAATACGCGTATATACACCACTAAGtatgtcggtggtgcgctctcaaagtaaaaaaaaaataactattaagtTCAGTACACTAAGATAGCTctctaacaagtacaaaaaataaactagttACTCGCTTACTTACCTCTTgcgaaaaagattttttgatcGATAATAtggaaccataaaatgcacactgtcAGTTTCAACTACCtaaatttacagtgtgcattttatggttccgtagccaaaatggcaaaaacggaacccttacagtttcgccatgtctgtctatctgtttgTCCGtatcacagctattttactcaaaaactataagataaccaaaagagaaaagtggaaagtaggtacatattttttatactacgttggtggcccgcctgatggtaagctactacttagtttagaagttcaaatgtataaaaatataatttgtaggcacgccatacatgtaactaaaagtaaaaaggtttttcaagtaaaagagtattaatttttaagaatattttttaagtaagtttactccgtcaaaaaaaaaaaggcgtacataggctacggagactgcttaccatcaggcgggccgtatgcttgtttgccaccaacgtagtatataacaaaaacaaaaacaaatacaaaaaagtacggaatcatcgttgggcgagtccgactcgcccttgtccggtttttgtatttattcgtaagcttgcattgCCATGGCACTTAAGGCTTAGCTTGTTTGccaactatataaaaaaaaaaaacttctacttaacataccgctgtttctttgtacatatatatctacttatcctatgataggtacgacctctgttcatgggctttgctCATTTACCTCCTATATttaaactagtagctctgtgagctgtagacctcgcgagcatagcttaaatGTGAATAAATGTATGCCTCTACTGTTTAGAAGAATTAATAATCGAATAGGGTGGTCCAACTTCACTTTGTAtgtagcaaaaaaaataaaatagattttatcttcacaaggctccctttattatattatggaataatttgaactcatttgcaAATAATTTAGTGGTCGCTGTactcgctatgattttgtgatttgcaatatcctcaaTTTGAAAAAGCAAAGTAaccaaaaagtttaaaaaaaattactatagcctaaagtgccatgacgctttaggcttagcttgttTAAGTACTCGCCCTGTAGAAATACTGAAAAGACTGGCAAACCAAACAAACCGACGCGTACGATGAAGCATCTCGGTTACAGCTTACAGGCCAAAATTTAGAGCATTAAACATCATTTAGGCGtagctataaataaaacaattctgtcataaaaaaatatatgaaaataaattgacttttgGTTAGGATTTACAGGTGGCGCTTCAAAATGGATACAAAAAAGTTTCACGAGAGGGCTCTCTTTgtcctatatattatactactctttgctTCCTTCTTACTCAATAATAACACAGAATTTGTTATAATAAAGCGACATACAATAGCTTACAATACAATCCAGTCAGTGACCTAAAATAATacggttaaattaataaaaaaataataaataaaataaaatgcatttatttcagacaaacatggtccatattttgttagtacatcttaagaattaaaagctatgactaaggttaacttaaaaaataaacttaaaagctATGACTAaggttaacttaaaaaataaacttaaataactatCTTAGGTACTAGAGATAAATGCAGAGAGGACCAGTGCCTTATCAGGCCACTGTCCCATCTGTCAGCCACGACGGTCTggagactgtggcggctgtcgcgcaccCTGCGGAGCGTGCCTTGGAGTTAATTGCAATAAAACAagaataagataaagataattagTGTTTATAGATTTAGACGTTAGTGCGCAACATGGATAAAGAAAATGCAAGAGCCAAAACAAGGATTCCTTTACCCCTGGCACCTCTGCCACCTttgccattccagatctagagcagagcccaactgggggagtacctccaccttacagaaaatctttaagagaggtatgggcattgtgaatgtcatctcgctttgtgtggtagggcacagccagtggatgttattccagatctagagcagagtccaactggggaagtacctccaccttacagaaaacagcagccaaataacactagaccctactcatagtgttgtgttcctaccggtgagtaatgttgccagagctcaacgaggggtgggggggggggggggggggggggggggggtttagggtcggcaacgcgcatgtaactcctctggagttgcaggcgtacataggctacggagactgcttaccatcaggcgggccgtatgcttgtttgccaccgacgtagtatataaaaaaaaaatattcagcaaTTGCTTCGGCAAAGGTGGCAGAGGTGCCAGGGGTAAAGGAATCCTTGTTTTGGCTCTTGCATTTTCTTTGTCCATGTTGCGCACTAACGTCTAAATCTATAAACActaattatctttatcttattctTGTTTTATTgtacgtagtattaaaaaaaaagggtctagtgttatttggctgcgattttctgtaaggtggaggtacttccccagttgggctctgctttagatctggaatgacatccactgtgctgtgcgCTACCACAcagagatgacattcacaatgcccatacctctcttgtggacgtagtttaaggacatacccgggtccaaaattaaGCAAGAGACGCCCATTGAATGCCTTAGCTGGCCCTAATGGACTCACTTCGAATTTGCTGTGCATGGCTGGCCCAAGCAAGCCTCGCTAAAATTAAGACCGTGAAACTCCTTCTATTGCGATTCAAGGACTTCGAGGAGGAAAAAATACCGAAAAGACTGGCAAAGCAAACAAACCGACGCGTACGATGAAGCATCTCGGTTACAGCTTACAAGCAaatttcgaacgtacactgacatcagaatccactaattatatatgaaccattttatttagttattatgcgtctcgcttgcaccaatacatgtacggactcCGTAGAGTACGAGCGGAATGCATGATAACAGAATGGAATTAATATTCGATAATAGGTGGTCCAAAAtataaagtaatgaaaattcCTTTCCATGCGggtttttttattccaatataCCTAACAAGTAGTGTAGCGTTAGGTATATATAGGTCTGGCAGAGGCGAGCAATAAGGCCTTGGCTACAAATTGTACAGCAGTGGTTTATGGGGCTTAAATCACGTGGGTCGTTGTCCTACTGTGGTGGTGGCACTTGGATCAGTGTGTAGCTGGGCGTTACTGTCCTGGCGTTCCTGGCGTAGTGGCAACCTGGCGTTAGCGCCGGACAGCGAGAGAAGGGCAGGCGTGGACGTTGAATTAGCCCGTAGGGTAGACCCTGGAATTTCATTCCACTGTGTTAAGGCTCTGCATTAAAATTAGCTCCATGGATCGTCCCACCTTATTTATAATGCTCATGTCCTGACAGCATACGAGATTCTGGTGGTTATTTAATTTACGTTCAGTTTGTCTGTGGCGGTCGATACATGGAGATTCAGAACGGAGATAAACAGGGCTTAGGAAACAAGCGCAAGGTTGCAATCGGCAAAGTGCTATAATATGGAAGTTAAAACAttcatatttacttaataaataccTTACGCAAGAGAGTGCGTATTGAAATCACATAGGCTAAGAATATTATCTATATCCATGGTACACAAAATCAAGGTCCGCCATTTTGGCGTAGCGTAAAGCATTAGGCTGTATGATAAAGTAATAGCTACGGAACAAAGACAAACTTAAAACTAGGAGAGGTATTTGTGTTCAAACTTACCTAAAGCGGGGGAAAACAGATACACTTGAGTATATTCGAAAACTTAGGGGCACAGCGCTGTATTATATTCGACATCGCGAAACAAGGCGCGGCCGTTAACGCTCGCACGAGCGACGTGCGTCCAGCGCTGCAGTCAGATGTACAATGGTGGCTGCGGCGGACCGTTACAACATGGCGCCGGCGATCGCGTAAACAAGTATCCCGGGAATGGGAAAGTCGATAATATCGACATCGATACTTATCAGTTGCTGagactaatatttatttatcatgtcgaagagaaaaatataattaagaaataaattaacgcTACAGTATCCCTAGCAAAATTTAGAGcattaaacataatttaacctgtacccctagtgtaaattttgtcgatagcgaaacgtgacgtatgcgtttgcgttaagtctcattttgtatgggtttttgaacagcgcgccaactctcatacaaaatgacacttaacgcaaacgcgtacgtcacgtttcgctgtcgaaaatatttacactagaatacagtacccctagtgtaacttttatcgacatcataacgtgacgaacgcgtttgcgttaagtctcattttgtataggattttgagtttccaaaacgtcccgcttggcgcgctctttctaaatccaatacaaaatgagactaaacgcaaacgcgtacgtcacgtttcaaaatcgaatttagttacactaggggtactgttaatgacattaaatacGTGTAGAAAACGCgagagtttaaagtgtttaatttaaatacgtCCGTACTGTATATATCGTCCATTATAAATTCATAAATATCACCGAACTGTTTCAGAACTACACTGCATTAAAGATCTTCAAGACTGCTGAAGAGTTCTTCACGTCTCTAAACTTGAAGGGATTACCAGATCTGTTCTGGGATAAGTCGATTATTGAGAAGCCGGACGATGGTCGAGACATGATTTGCCACGCTTCGGCTTGGGACTTTTTCGACGGCGAGGATTTCAGGTAATCCATGCGGTGTACGAGTAAATGAAGATCAGGATatccaaaaaattttttgacaCAGCTTTGTGAGTTGGCAGAATAAGAGGCACTTGGTGGAGCGTAATTTGGACGTCTTACCGCTGATTATGTTAATTATGTTGACGATGGCATAAGTACATCTAGAATACGCAGTCAGATTTCAAATTTTCCATTGCAGTCTACTGGGTTGCTATTGTTTTGATATCTTACATTTATTAGTTTTGCACATCTTTGGTCAATATAAGCAGAGTTCTAGTAAAATGGCCCACTAAGAGGTTTCATATACATTAATTACATCATCAACCTTCTGCCAACTTAAACTAGCCACATGATTTTAATTCTGGGctttaaaattcaaattaatcttttcaatttttttctacaGAATTAAGCAGTGTACAGAAGTGACAAATGCGTTCTTCAAGACTACTCACCACGAGTTAGGTCACATACAGTACTACTTACAATACAAAGACTTGCCGGTAGTATATAGACAAGGAGCTAATCCAGGTAAATCACCATAATCTTACAATCAATGTCTTTAACATTCAGATGAATTGATATAATTCCAGAGAACCTCAATctatttaacttttaaattcCTTAAGCTTTTTTGTATAGCGCAAGTATTTCTCGGACACAGAACATCTGTCTGAAACATGACTAACCATGGCACTATGGTATTAATATTAACAATCTAGAACAGCTATGAATAACTAGAAAGTTGAACATTAGCACGCCAAGAAACTGTAGACGCATGGTATAAACAGACATCGCATGCCACATGAACTCAAGACAATAAAAACCACACTGAATGCCCATTGATGGACTTTATGCCGTTGCAATAAGATTTACAAATTTTCAGTTAAAAGTTAGGATGATGGTTTGATGGTACAATATTTCCATCAAAGTCACAATCTTTAGCTCTGTAAgggaaatattttaaatatttaaaatttgaaatattgtttGTTCAACAGAGCGCGGGTCGAAAATTTACCTAATTTTAGCCCTACCATTTACTGACCAGCGGTAGAatcatggttctatttttatcattatcacttgtcactatgcccgtcagtTTCGCGcttacaaacttgttagaacgtgacaggcatggtgacaaatgataaataaccgatcatcttagccctacagaatgAGAAATTAccttgtataaatatattttattatatttatttgtgcagGATTCCATGAAGCGATCGGTGACGTCATAGCCTTGTCTGTGTCGACTCCGAAGCATCTTCGAGTGGTAGGTCTGTTGAAAGACGAAACTGATGACGACGAATCTGAGATTAATCAGTTATTCAAAATGGTAAGTTACGTATAAGAACCTGTCGTCAATTAAGGATTTTTCAGGCGATTAATGGTATTAATGGAACCAAATTCTACCAAAGTAaatttttattatcataatacCTAGAGTAAGTTTCTATTTTCAAACTACCTCTAAAAATATAGTCAATCGGTTTGGTTTAATTTTAACTAAAGTCATGTACAATAGGGATGTTTAGCAATGATAACGTCCTGCATTAGCAATTCAgtgcatcaaatttctataagaaagAACCTACTGTAggttattttatgattaaaaaaaaaaatatacaatttaaattgtattatattatttaatgaatgttaattataagatgtaatattttgaaaagatgtgtcctgccgagtttcttgccggtcccatattgaaATACCCGTCTACAACTTAAGAGGGATTTAAATCtgctcgggtcagaggtgtagggttagagccggcgtagctttatttgacgttcataagcgcattgtttTTATGCCTgcttgaaaataaactatctttacctTTATAATATTAACTGTTTCTTCCAGGGGCTTGATAAAATAGTCTTCCTTCCCTTCGGTTACCTCCTAGACTTATTCCGCTACGCCGTCTTCCGAGGATCTACGACTCAAAGAGACTACAACTGCCACTTCTGGCAGTTAAGAGAGGCCCTGCAGGGAGTGCAGCCTCCAGTGCCAAGGACAGAAGATGACTTCGATCCGGCTGCGAAGTACCATATTACTGCTGATGTTGAATACATGAGGTAAGGTTcttttgaattttaatgttaCCAAGAGACTCAATAAAGTGAagtatttctaaagtagtattTGTAATTCCTAGACTATCTAAGAATAAAACTGTCACTGCCACTTCAAATCAGGCAGAGATAATTCATGGGCGAAGAGAAAagggaaacatttttttttgtaattaaaggTGCATGAGCTACGTATTTTGATAGGAACCTATAGGTCTATTTACCGCTGCTTAAtctactgtacccctagtgtaaatattttcgacagcgaaacgtgacgtacgcgtttgcgttaagtgtcattttgtatgagatttttgactttccaaaacgtcccgcttggcgcgctgttcaaaaacccatacaaaatgagacttaacgcaaacgcgtacgtcacgtttcgctatcgactaaaattacactaggggtactgattaatGTTAatgaatgactgtttgtttcttaataaataaataaaaaatacctatacaatttcgatataatataaggtttttattttattttaaataaataattcttattcttattctaaaTGAACAACGATAATGAATTCGATAAATATAAATCAGTTATTTAATTCAATCTGGTATTTTTAAAGTTCTATTCGTGTTTATTGTGACATATTTTGGTTACTCCCGTCACTAGGTGTTTTCATCCCATCCTGACCCCGGCATCGTCTATAGTTACACTATTTTCTTTTTAGGACGATTAACCCAAATCTTAAGCTATATTGATCAATCTTCATTATTTCAGGTActacatttcgtacataatccAGTTCCAATTCCACCGAGCGCTCTGTCAGCTCGCCGGCGAATATGTGCCGGATGACCCAAACAAATTGCTGTCCAAGTGCGATATCTATAACAGCACTAAAGCCGGTGAAGCTTTAGGGTAAGTGGTTCTAACATGTGTAATAattttacctatacctacttctCGCGTCGCATGaaagttcaattttatatagagAAGCTGTCATATAATAGTGGTTTATGTGACTGCTGCATAAAGAAAGGCATttaaatacgagtgtgggtgaAATGAGTTTAATTAAAGGATCACAGgcacgagtattttaatgcctatgtacagttacatatactgctttatctacatccatatcataagcttcaacaaaacaaaggaattttatacttacaaaacaaactaagtaaataaaaggTAAACTAAACATTAATGGTtcgcgcatgtcacgcatccgttgtttttttattattcaaagaCAAACTAGAGACGGAGGCCGActgccatatcgttcgatatGAAGTAACATGCGAGTGATGCGAGTGATGCGAGTGacgcgagatttgtcaaaattcgtcatctcgactgatattcgAATAGAGGTCGcatcaaatttctttgtttctcagagatgttctaaatttgattgtaataatcggttattttatttgattaaagtGAAAATTTTGCCTGTAGATCTAACGAATTAGTAGTTAGTGCCACTTTGTATGCAATTTGTTCAGCCATCTTTGCATCTTTAGTTGGATacgtaacaaacatttttaagttaaatgtaTTTCAGTAAAATGCTACAAATGGGCTCCTCCCGTCCCTGGCCCGATGCCATGGAAGTCCTAACCGGCCAACGAAACATGGACGCCAGCGGTCTCATGGAATACTTCCAGCCACTCTACGAATGGCTGAAGAAGGAGAACGAACGTACTGGGGAGTTCATAGGATGGGAAGCCAGCTCTGTCCGTAAGTACATTTGTAACCTTATTACAACGTAATAAGATCCACTTATGGTCAGTATCTGTTAGTATATGTTATTTTGACTGCGCAATACGGAAGCCAGCGGAGTAATTGAATACATCCAGTTGTGCGAGTGGCTGCAGAAGGAGAATGAGGGTAGCAGGGAGTTCATAGGATGGGAAGCTATCTCTGTCCGTAAGAACTAGTGTACTACGTAATAAGATCCACTTATGGTCAGGTCAGAAGAATATGTTACGAGTATTTTGACTGCGCAATGCGGAAGCCAGTG
Proteins encoded:
- the LOC133520836 gene encoding angiotensin-converting enzyme-like, which gives rise to MILKIVGELALVGAIASVFIVAAQGRAAERAAEEAAGRDYMRRLDEITSKLKNRLTIASWDYESNITDKNEERMLQVALDVAEEEKENWKETMTYLWKEFEDEDLKRMFTKYTKLGTSALPEDLNQRLIEAITNMQSTYAKATICDYKIKTKCDLHVEPDVTNIFANSDDPEELKYAWVEWHKAAGRPSKGNFTEYVQLDNEAAHLNGYDSVAEWWLSEYESSDSEMQFATLWNQIKPLYQQIHAYVRGKLRAKYGDNVVPARGPIPAHLLGNIWAQTWTNIEKYAKPYPDKPDVDVTAALIEQNYTALKIFKTAEEFFTSLNLKGLPDLFWDKSIIEKPDDGRDMICHASAWDFFDGEDFRIKQCTEVTNAFFKTTHHELGHIQYYLQYKDLPVVYRQGANPGFHEAIGDVIALSVSTPKHLRVVGLLKDETDDDESEINQLFKMGLDKIVFLPFGYLLDLFRYAVFRGSTTQRDYNCHFWQLREALQGVQPPVPRTEDDFDPAAKYHITADVEYMRYYISYIIQFQFHRALCQLAGEYVPDDPNKLLSKCDIYNSTKAGEALGKMLQMGSSRPWPDAMEVLTGQRNMDASGLMEYFQPLYEWLKKENERTGEFIGWEASSVQFCTQEQLMALEDSEFQKKLDTLVKKQVKK